From a region of the Canis lupus dingo isolate Sandy chromosome 5, ASM325472v2, whole genome shotgun sequence genome:
- the CDH15 gene encoding cadherin-15 isoform X1 — protein MDVALLLALGLLAQSLGPSLGVPGRRRLSTLYPWHRAVVSGRVRRAWVIPPISVSENHKRLPYPLVQIKSDKQPLGSVIYSIQGPGVDEEPQGVFSIDKFTGKVFLNAMLDREKTDRFRLRAFALDLGGATLEEPTDLEIVVVDQNDNRPVFRQEAFMGRVLEGAVPGTYVTRAEATDADDPETDNAALRYSILEQGSPQLFSIDEHTGDIRTVQVGLDREVVAVYNLTLQVADMSGDGLTATASAIITLEDVNDNAPGFTQDEFFMEVTEAVSGVDVGRLEVQDRDLPGSPNWAARFTILEGDPNGQFTIRTDPKTNEGVLSVVKPLDYESCEQYDLRVAVQNEAPLQAAAPRAERGQARVSVRVQDVNEAPVFQENPLRTSLPEGVLPGTPVATFSAQDPDTEQLQRLSYSKDYDPEDWLQVDRATGRVQTQRVLSPASPFLKDGWYRAIILACDDASPPRTATGTLSVEILEVNDHAPELSLRSGSVCSEPGQGSGLLLGATDEDLPPHGAPFHFQLSPRVPELTQNWSLSQINVSHAQLRLRHQVREGLHRLSLLLRDSGQPPQQREQPLNVTVCRCGKDGACLPGATARRAGGAGISLGALVIVLASVILLLLLALPVALVARSRQQSGDKGFLHGLQDDLRDNILNYDEQGGGEEDQDAYDINQLRHPTELAALCRPPVRRDAPFSRGCPQAARVLPSSPANIADFINDGLEVADSDPSVPPYDTALIYDYEGDGSVAGTLSSILSSLGDEDQDYSCLWDWGPRFARLADLYGPP, from the exons ATGGACGTCGCGCTCCTGCTCGCCCTCGGGCTGCTGGCCCAG AGCCTGGGCCCTTCACTAGGGGTCCCTGGGCGGAGGAGGCTCAGTACCCTATACCCCTGGCACCGGGCAGTGGTGTCTGGCCGTGTGCGGAGAGCCTGGGTCATCCCCCCCATCAGCGTATCCGAGAACCACAAGCGCCTCCCGTATCCCCTGGTGCAG ATCAAATCGGACAAGCAGCCACTGGGCAGTGTCATCTACAGCATCCAGGGGCCCGGCGTGGATGAGGAGCCCCAGGGCGTGTTCTCCATTGACAAGTTCACCGGGAAGGTGTTCCTGAACGCCATGCTGGATCGGGAGAAGACAGACCGCTTCAGG TTAAGGGCCTTTGCTCTGGACCTCGGAGGAGCCACCCTAGAGGAGCCCACGGACCTGGAGATCGTGGTTGTGGATCAGAATGACAACCGGCCTGTCTTCCGGCAGGAGGCATTCATGGGCCGGGTGCTGGAAGGTGCCGTGCCAG GCACCTACGTGACCAGGGCTGAAGCCACAGATGCTGATGACCCGGAAACAGACAACGCAGCGCTGCGGTACTCCATCTTGGAGCAGGGCAGTCCCCAGCTGTTTAGCATCGATGAGCACACAGGGGACATACGCACCGTGCAAGTGGGCCTGGACCGGGAG GTGGTCGCCGTGTATAATCTGACCCTGCAGGTAGCGGACATGTCTGGAGACGGCCTCACTGCCACGGCCTCGGCCATCATCACTCTGGAGGATGTCAATGATAATGCACCCGGGTTCACCCAGGATGAG TTCTTCATGGAGGTCACCGAAGCTGTCAGCGGAGTGGACGTGGGGCGGCTCGAGGTGCAGGACAGGGACCTGCCAGGATCCCCCAACTGGGCAGCCAGGTTCACCATCCTAGAGGGCGATCCCAATGGACAGTTCACTATCCGCACGGACCCTAAGACCAATGAGGGCGTGCTGTCAGTGGTGAAG cccctggACTACGAGAGTTGTGAGCAGTACGACCTCAGAGTGGCAGTGCAGAACGAGGCCCCCTTACAGGCAGCTGCCCCCAGGGCTGAGCGGGGCCAGGCCAGGGTCAGCGTACGGGTGCAGGATGTCAACGAGGCTCCCGTGTTCCAGGAGAACCCATTGCGGACCAGCCTGCCAGAGGGGGTGCTCCCCGGAACCCCCGTGGCCACCTTCTCTGCCCAAGACCCTGACACAGAGCAGCTGCAGAGGCTCAG CTACTCCAAGGACTACGACCCAGAGGACTGGCTGCAAGTGGACAGAGCCACGGGTCGGGTCCAGACCCAGCGAGTGCTCAGCCCAGCATCACCTTTCCTCAAGGACGGCTGGTACAGGGCCATTATCCTGGCTTGCGACGATG CCTCCCCACCCCGGACGGCCACTGGGACCCTGTCCGTTGAGATCCTGGAGGTCAATGACCATGCCCCTGAGCTGTCCCTCCGATCTGGTAGCGTGTGCAGCGAGCCAGGTCAGGGCTCTGGCCTTCTCCTGGGGGCCACAGATGAGGACCTGCCCCCCCACGGGGCCCCCTTCCACTTTCAGCTGAGTCCCCGAGTCCCAGAGCTTACCCAGAACTGGAGCCTCAGCCAGATTAATG TGAGCCACGCGCAGCTGCGGCTGCGACACCAGGTCCGGGAGGGTCTGCACCGCCTCAGCCTGTTGCTCCGAGACTCAGGGCAGCCGCCCCAGCAGCGTGAGCAGCCCCTGAACGTGACGGTGTGCCGCTGTGGCAAGGATGGTGCCTGTCTGCCGGGGGCCACTGCCCGGCGGGCAGGGGGCGCGGGCATCAGCCTAGGTGCCCTGGTCATCGTGCTGGCCAGTGTCATCCTGCTCCTCC TGCTGGCCCTGCCAGTGGCCCTCGTTGCAAGGTCCCGGCAGCAGTCTGGCGACAAGGGATTTCTGCATGGGCTGCAGGATGATCTGCGGGACAACATCCTCAACTACGATGAGCAAGGGGGCGGAGAGGAGGACCAG GATGCCTATGACATCAACCAGCTGCGCCACCCGACAGAGCTGGCAGCTCTGTGCCGGCCACCAGTGCGCCGAGATGCCCCGTTCAGCCGAGGGTGCCCCCAGGCCGCCCGCGTGCTGCCCAGCAGCCCTGCTAATATTGCTGACTTCATCAATGAT GGCTTGGAGGTGGCAGACAGTGACCCCAGCGTTCCACCCTATGACACCGCTCTCATCTATGACTATGAGGGGGACGGTTCTGTGGCAGGAACACTGAGCTCCATCCTATCCAGCCTGGGGGATGAGGATCAAGACTACAGCTGCCTCTGGGACTGGGGTCCCCGCTTCGCCCGGCTGGCTGACCTGTACGGGCCCCCATGA
- the SLC22A31 gene encoding LOW QUALITY PROTEIN: putative solute carrier family 22 member 31 (The sequence of the model RefSeq protein was modified relative to this genomic sequence to represent the inferred CDS: deleted 3 bases in 2 codons), with translation MPQFPRLQRGLDLSSPGSLTFWELQQGEGGPPQPTGDWRPPQWNLVCEDGWKVPLEQMSHLLGWLLGCVLLGTGCDWFGRRPVFVASLVLATGLGVSEALAASFPALLALRLLHGGALAGFFLALYVARLELCDPPNRLVFSAAAGLFSVLGTLLLPGLALLAQDWRLLQGLSALVTGLLLLFWGFPALFPESPCWLLATGQPARARRILWHLAEAGDPEDSPEEESSLATATELDMLGAGSPQPQYHSILELWHTCVAWRDGLILGFSSLICGGIRASFLHSLTPREPAFYQPYFLGAGLEAVATLLLLLMGDRWGRRPVLLLGTLVMGLASLLLLAGTQYLPGWTVVSLSVLGLLASQAMSALSSLLAAEVLPTVIRGARLGLVLGAGFLGQAAAPLADLHGRRGFFLHHVVFASFAVLALLCILLLPESQGHPLPASLQDADRLSLLHGGHPCRAPLDHLPLLPASHQLAGTPRDQEG, from the exons ATGCCTCAGTTCCCCCGTCTCCAGAGAGGACTTGACCTATCCAGCCCTGGTAGCCTGACATTCTGGGAACTGCAGCAAGGGGAGGGTGGTCCTCCTCAGCCAACAGGTGACTGGCGTCCCCCACAGTGGAACCTCGTGTGTGAGGATGGCTGGAAGGTACCCCTGGAGCAGATGAGCCACCTCCTAGGCTGGCTGCTGGGCTGCGTCCTGCTGGGCACGGGCTGTGACTG GTTTGGACGTCGGCCTGTGTTCGTGGCCTCCCTGGTGCTGGCCACGGGCCTGGGGGTCAGTGAGGCCCTGGCTGCCAGCTTTCCTGCCCTGCTGGCTCTGAGGCTGCTGCACGGGGGGGCCTTGGCAGGCTTTTTC CTTGCCCTCTACGTGGCTC GCTTGGAGCTGTGTGAC CCCCCCAACCGCCTGGTATTCTCCGCGGCAGCTGGCCTCTTCTCGGTGCTGGGCACTCTGCTGCTGCCGGGCCTAGCCCTGCTCGCACAGGACTGGCGCCTTCTGCAGGGGCTGAGCGCCCTGGTAACAGGACTCTTGCTGCTCTTTTGGGG GTTCCCAGCCCTGTTCCCTGAGTCtccctgctggctgctggccaCAGGACAGCCAGCCCGAGCCAGGAGGATCCTGTGGCATTTGGCAGAAGCTGGGGACCCCGAGGACAGCCCGGAGGAGGAGAGCTCCCTGGCTACAG CCACAGAACTGGACATGCTGGGTGCAGGGAGCCCTCAGCCCCAGTACCACTCCATCCTGGAGCTCTGGCACACCTGTGTCGCCTGGAGAGATGGACTCATCCTGGGCTTCAGTTC gCTGATCTGTGGGGGCATCAGAGCCAGCTTCCTGCACAGCCTGACCCCGAGGGAGCCCGCCTTCTACCAGCCCTACTTCCTGGGCGCTGGCCTGGAGGCTGTAGCCACCTTGTTGCTGCTGCTCATGGGGGACCGCTGGGGGCGACGCCCGGTCCTATTGCTGGGCACCCTGGTCATGGGCCTGGCATCCCTGCTGCTCCTTGCTGGGACCCAGT ACTTGCCAGGCTGGACTGTGGTGTCCCTCTCTGTCctgggcctcctggcctcccagGCCATGTCTGCACTCAGTAGCCTCTTAGCGGCAGAGGTGCTCCCCACCGTCATCAG gggggccaggctgggcctcGTGCTGGGGGCTGGCTTCCTGGGCCAGGCAGCTGCCCCCCTGGCCGACCTGCACGGCCGGCGCGGCTTCTTCCTGCACCACGTAGTCTTTGCGTCCTTTGCCGTCCTCGCCCTGCTGTGCATCCTGCTGCTGCCTGAGAGCCAGGGCCACCCACTGCCTGCGTCACTGCAGGACGCTGACCGCCTGTCCCTGCTCCACGGGGGCCACCCCTGCCGGGCCCCCCTGGACCACCTGCCACTGCTGCCAGCCTCCCACCAGCTGGCAGGGACGCCACGGGACCAGGAGGGCTGA
- the CDH15 gene encoding cadherin-15 isoform X2 translates to MDVALLLALGLLAQIKSDKQPLGSVIYSIQGPGVDEEPQGVFSIDKFTGKVFLNAMLDREKTDRFRLRAFALDLGGATLEEPTDLEIVVVDQNDNRPVFRQEAFMGRVLEGAVPGTYVTRAEATDADDPETDNAALRYSILEQGSPQLFSIDEHTGDIRTVQVGLDREVVAVYNLTLQVADMSGDGLTATASAIITLEDVNDNAPGFTQDEFFMEVTEAVSGVDVGRLEVQDRDLPGSPNWAARFTILEGDPNGQFTIRTDPKTNEGVLSVVKPLDYESCEQYDLRVAVQNEAPLQAAAPRAERGQARVSVRVQDVNEAPVFQENPLRTSLPEGVLPGTPVATFSAQDPDTEQLQRLSYSKDYDPEDWLQVDRATGRVQTQRVLSPASPFLKDGWYRAIILACDDASPPRTATGTLSVEILEVNDHAPELSLRSGSVCSEPGQGSGLLLGATDEDLPPHGAPFHFQLSPRVPELTQNWSLSQINVSHAQLRLRHQVREGLHRLSLLLRDSGQPPQQREQPLNVTVCRCGKDGACLPGATARRAGGAGISLGALVIVLASVILLLLLALPVALVARSRQQSGDKGFLHGLQDDLRDNILNYDEQGGGEEDQDAYDINQLRHPTELAALCRPPVRRDAPFSRGCPQAARVLPSSPANIADFINDGLEVADSDPSVPPYDTALIYDYEGDGSVAGTLSSILSSLGDEDQDYSCLWDWGPRFARLADLYGPP, encoded by the exons ATGGACGTCGCGCTCCTGCTCGCCCTCGGGCTGCTGGCCCAG ATCAAATCGGACAAGCAGCCACTGGGCAGTGTCATCTACAGCATCCAGGGGCCCGGCGTGGATGAGGAGCCCCAGGGCGTGTTCTCCATTGACAAGTTCACCGGGAAGGTGTTCCTGAACGCCATGCTGGATCGGGAGAAGACAGACCGCTTCAGG TTAAGGGCCTTTGCTCTGGACCTCGGAGGAGCCACCCTAGAGGAGCCCACGGACCTGGAGATCGTGGTTGTGGATCAGAATGACAACCGGCCTGTCTTCCGGCAGGAGGCATTCATGGGCCGGGTGCTGGAAGGTGCCGTGCCAG GCACCTACGTGACCAGGGCTGAAGCCACAGATGCTGATGACCCGGAAACAGACAACGCAGCGCTGCGGTACTCCATCTTGGAGCAGGGCAGTCCCCAGCTGTTTAGCATCGATGAGCACACAGGGGACATACGCACCGTGCAAGTGGGCCTGGACCGGGAG GTGGTCGCCGTGTATAATCTGACCCTGCAGGTAGCGGACATGTCTGGAGACGGCCTCACTGCCACGGCCTCGGCCATCATCACTCTGGAGGATGTCAATGATAATGCACCCGGGTTCACCCAGGATGAG TTCTTCATGGAGGTCACCGAAGCTGTCAGCGGAGTGGACGTGGGGCGGCTCGAGGTGCAGGACAGGGACCTGCCAGGATCCCCCAACTGGGCAGCCAGGTTCACCATCCTAGAGGGCGATCCCAATGGACAGTTCACTATCCGCACGGACCCTAAGACCAATGAGGGCGTGCTGTCAGTGGTGAAG cccctggACTACGAGAGTTGTGAGCAGTACGACCTCAGAGTGGCAGTGCAGAACGAGGCCCCCTTACAGGCAGCTGCCCCCAGGGCTGAGCGGGGCCAGGCCAGGGTCAGCGTACGGGTGCAGGATGTCAACGAGGCTCCCGTGTTCCAGGAGAACCCATTGCGGACCAGCCTGCCAGAGGGGGTGCTCCCCGGAACCCCCGTGGCCACCTTCTCTGCCCAAGACCCTGACACAGAGCAGCTGCAGAGGCTCAG CTACTCCAAGGACTACGACCCAGAGGACTGGCTGCAAGTGGACAGAGCCACGGGTCGGGTCCAGACCCAGCGAGTGCTCAGCCCAGCATCACCTTTCCTCAAGGACGGCTGGTACAGGGCCATTATCCTGGCTTGCGACGATG CCTCCCCACCCCGGACGGCCACTGGGACCCTGTCCGTTGAGATCCTGGAGGTCAATGACCATGCCCCTGAGCTGTCCCTCCGATCTGGTAGCGTGTGCAGCGAGCCAGGTCAGGGCTCTGGCCTTCTCCTGGGGGCCACAGATGAGGACCTGCCCCCCCACGGGGCCCCCTTCCACTTTCAGCTGAGTCCCCGAGTCCCAGAGCTTACCCAGAACTGGAGCCTCAGCCAGATTAATG TGAGCCACGCGCAGCTGCGGCTGCGACACCAGGTCCGGGAGGGTCTGCACCGCCTCAGCCTGTTGCTCCGAGACTCAGGGCAGCCGCCCCAGCAGCGTGAGCAGCCCCTGAACGTGACGGTGTGCCGCTGTGGCAAGGATGGTGCCTGTCTGCCGGGGGCCACTGCCCGGCGGGCAGGGGGCGCGGGCATCAGCCTAGGTGCCCTGGTCATCGTGCTGGCCAGTGTCATCCTGCTCCTCC TGCTGGCCCTGCCAGTGGCCCTCGTTGCAAGGTCCCGGCAGCAGTCTGGCGACAAGGGATTTCTGCATGGGCTGCAGGATGATCTGCGGGACAACATCCTCAACTACGATGAGCAAGGGGGCGGAGAGGAGGACCAG GATGCCTATGACATCAACCAGCTGCGCCACCCGACAGAGCTGGCAGCTCTGTGCCGGCCACCAGTGCGCCGAGATGCCCCGTTCAGCCGAGGGTGCCCCCAGGCCGCCCGCGTGCTGCCCAGCAGCCCTGCTAATATTGCTGACTTCATCAATGAT GGCTTGGAGGTGGCAGACAGTGACCCCAGCGTTCCACCCTATGACACCGCTCTCATCTATGACTATGAGGGGGACGGTTCTGTGGCAGGAACACTGAGCTCCATCCTATCCAGCCTGGGGGATGAGGATCAAGACTACAGCTGCCTCTGGGACTGGGGTCCCCGCTTCGCCCGGCTGGCTGACCTGTACGGGCCCCCATGA